A genomic stretch from Malus domestica chromosome 15, GDT2T_hap1 includes:
- the LOC103401695 gene encoding uncharacterized protein isoform X1, which yields MADHSDASPLMPPKQITEPSEIDLEAGPGEQIQCRICLESDGRDFIAPCKCKGTSKYVHRECLDHWRAVKEGFAFSHCTTCKAPYHLRVHVIADRKWRTLKFRFFVTRDIIFIFLSVQLVIASLAYLVYLIDALQQFWLRLAWGFDSELSFYYICGALLFFALLGLSGCFITCYDRRVRNDLAQPCRELCLCCCQPGVCADCHLPGTLCMWTDCTTCWGSCASMAGECGCLGGAGEAGLPILFIMALIVLGLFTVIGIFYSVLVATMVGQRIWQRHYHILAKRMLTKEYVVEDVDGEITGSDWSPPPLPAEHIQQLKTLGLL from the exons ATGGCCGATCACTCAGACGCTTCGCCTCTCATGCCTCCGAAGCAGATCACCGAGCCCAGCGAGATCGACCTCGAGGCGGGCCCTGGCGAACAAATCCAGTGCCGAATTTGCCTTGAAAGTGATG GTAGGGACTTCATTGCTCCCTGCAAGTGCAAAGGGACTTCCAAGTATGTCCACCGGGAGTGTTTGGATCATTGGAGAGCTGTAAAG GAAGGGTTTGCATTTTCTCATTGCACAACCTGCAAGGCTCCTTATCATTTGAGAGTTCATGTCATTGCTGATAGAAAATGGCGTACCTTGAAATTCAGATTCTTTGTGACGAGGGACATTATATTCATATTTCTGTCTGTTCAGCTT GTGATTGCTTCGTTGGCCTATTTGGTTTATTTAATAGATGCTTTACAGCAATTCTGGCTTCGTCTTGCATGGGGTTTTGACAGTGAGCTTAGCTTCTACTATATATGTG GAGCTCTATTGTTTTTCGCTTTGCTTGGGTTGTCTGGCTGCTTCATTACATGTTACGACCGTAGGGTGCGCAACGATTTGGCTCAGCCATGTCGTGAATTATGCCTTTGTTGCTGTCAACCTGG TGTGTGCGCAGACTGTCATTTACCTGGAACACTTTGTATGTGGACTGACTGTACTACATGCTGGGGAAGTTGTGCAAGTATGGCAGGTGAATGTGGTTGCTTGGGAGGCGCTGGTGAAGCAGGGCTACCGATATTATTTATAATGGCTCTGATTGTGCTGGGACTTTTCACCGTGATTGGGATATTCTATAGTGTCCTCGTAGCTACAATGGTTGGACAACGGATTTGGCAGCGGCATTATCATATACTTGCAAAAAGGATGCTGACAAAA GAATATGTTGTCGAGGATGTTGATGGTGAGATAACAGGATCTGATTGGTCTCCCCCACCTCTCCCAGCTGAGCATATTCAGCAGCTGAAAACGCTTGGCCTACTATAG
- the LOC103401695 gene encoding uncharacterized protein isoform X2, whose amino-acid sequence MADHSDASPLMPPKQITEPSEIDLEAGPGEQIQCRICLESDGRDFIAPCKCKGTSKYVHRECLDHWRAVKVIASLAYLVYLIDALQQFWLRLAWGFDSELSFYYICGALLFFALLGLSGCFITCYDRRVRNDLAQPCRELCLCCCQPGVCADCHLPGTLCMWTDCTTCWGSCASMAGECGCLGGAGEAGLPILFIMALIVLGLFTVIGIFYSVLVATMVGQRIWQRHYHILAKRMLTKEYVVEDVDGEITGSDWSPPPLPAEHIQQLKTLGLL is encoded by the exons ATGGCCGATCACTCAGACGCTTCGCCTCTCATGCCTCCGAAGCAGATCACCGAGCCCAGCGAGATCGACCTCGAGGCGGGCCCTGGCGAACAAATCCAGTGCCGAATTTGCCTTGAAAGTGATG GTAGGGACTTCATTGCTCCCTGCAAGTGCAAAGGGACTTCCAAGTATGTCCACCGGGAGTGTTTGGATCATTGGAGAGCTGTAAAG GTGATTGCTTCGTTGGCCTATTTGGTTTATTTAATAGATGCTTTACAGCAATTCTGGCTTCGTCTTGCATGGGGTTTTGACAGTGAGCTTAGCTTCTACTATATATGTG GAGCTCTATTGTTTTTCGCTTTGCTTGGGTTGTCTGGCTGCTTCATTACATGTTACGACCGTAGGGTGCGCAACGATTTGGCTCAGCCATGTCGTGAATTATGCCTTTGTTGCTGTCAACCTGG TGTGTGCGCAGACTGTCATTTACCTGGAACACTTTGTATGTGGACTGACTGTACTACATGCTGGGGAAGTTGTGCAAGTATGGCAGGTGAATGTGGTTGCTTGGGAGGCGCTGGTGAAGCAGGGCTACCGATATTATTTATAATGGCTCTGATTGTGCTGGGACTTTTCACCGTGATTGGGATATTCTATAGTGTCCTCGTAGCTACAATGGTTGGACAACGGATTTGGCAGCGGCATTATCATATACTTGCAAAAAGGATGCTGACAAAA GAATATGTTGTCGAGGATGTTGATGGTGAGATAACAGGATCTGATTGGTCTCCCCCACCTCTCCCAGCTGAGCATATTCAGCAGCTGAAAACGCTTGGCCTACTATAG